The DNA region TGGGTCGTCGGTTGACGTGACGAGAAGTCCGATGATGGGTGCGCTTCGAACCAGCTCCGAATTTTTCTGACTCTCACGATCACCGAGGTCGAAATGAGTTACAACAGATTGTGCAATACGAGCCATAAGCCACGACTGGCCCAGCGCGCCGATCCCAACCCAGTAGCCGAGTTCTTTCCGGTACTCCGAATTGTTCATCTGGATCTGATCTGCTTCTGCCTGTAGCTCCCCGATTGATCGCTTTAGACCTGGCTCATCGATCAAATAAAGTGACACGACGTCTTCGAGAATGCTCTGGTGGAGCGTATCTCGCGTGGGTTGGGGAAGCGATCGATCTTCGAACAGTGCATGGCTCGTGTATCGCTCCGTGATTTGCTTGAACAGCCCTCGTGGTCGGTCGCTCGATTGATTTCCATCCGAGTGAAGGGTCACGACGGCAATGGAATCGGTTTCTCCGGAATCGTGGTACTGGATTCGATAGTCGAATCCAAAATGCTCTGCTGCAATGCAGAAATTTTCGATGGCACAGCCGAGGCTGAGATGTAACTCCCGTTTGTCGTGATCAGCCACCTCTAGCCAGCGCGTCTCGTCGGCAAAGATCTGGATGCGGTCTTCGTCTATCGTGAATTGCCATGGCTGTGAATTGTGGCTGGATGGTGCCAAGATCGCGTATCGAAGCAGGAACCGTGCCTGCTCTTCGATTGGCTCGTCTGCCGGGAATTCGTCCTGATCGAGTTCCCAGACCGTGGTCGTTAGCTCGTCCGAGTTCATGGCACGACGTCACCAAGGACGGGCTTAACGCTCTGGATCGGTCTGTTGATCGAACTGATCATGAAGTTACTAGGTACGACGCCAGAGCGAAGACTGAAAGCCGCGTGTTACACGCAGCGATCACGCACTACCGTCAGTCCCTGTTTGCCGGTCCGAGTAGATGCTTTCGTCTCGATCGAAGTGTTCAGCACGGGCTTTGATTCCACGCATAAGGCCGCACTCCATGATGAAATGCGGGAGTTCATACGCTAGATAGCGGAGGACATATCCGAGGACTGTTC from Natronosalvus rutilus includes:
- a CDS encoding Acg family FMN-binding oxidoreductase, whose protein sequence is MNSDELTTTVWELDQDEFPADEPIEEQARFLLRYAILAPSSHNSQPWQFTIDEDRIQIFADETRWLEVADHDKRELHLSLGCAIENFCIAAEHFGFDYRIQYHDSGETDSIAVVTLHSDGNQSSDRPRGLFKQITERYTSHALFEDRSLPQPTRDTLHQSILEDVVSLYLIDEPGLKRSIGELQAEADQIQMNNSEYRKELGYWVGIGALGQSWLMARIAQSVVTHFDLGDRESQKNSELVRSAPIIGLLVTSTDDPPARVKAGQAYERLALAASADDLVTHPMSQILEIPEKRERLGTQVGITDGISQHLFRLGYTDESQDHTPRWPLERFLSTQL